GGGCGAGTACTCGAGCATCGGCGGGCGGATGTACCCCGGCACCGAGCGCGAGATCGTCATGCAGGAAACCGTGATGTCGCGCACGGGCGTCGATCGCGTACTGAAGTTTGCGTTTGACCTGGCGCAAAGCAGGCCGAAAAAGCACCTGACCAGCGCCACCAAGTCCAACGGCATCGCGATCACCATGCCCTACTGGGACGAACGCGTGGCCGAGATGGCCAAGTCCTATCCGGGCGTGCAGGTGGACAAGTTCCATATCGACATCCTTACCGCCCACTTCGTGCAGCGGCCGGACTTCTTCGACGTGGTGGTCGCCAGCAACCTGTTCGGCGACATCCTCAGCGACCTGGGGCCCGCCTGCACCGGAACCATCGGCATCGCGCCGAGCGCGAACCTCGACCCTTTGCGCCGGTTTCCCTCGCTTTTCGAGCCGGTTCACGGCTCCGCGCCGGATATCGCCGGACGCCAGATCGCCAACCCGATCGGCCAGATCTGGTGCGGCGCCATGATGCTGGAATTCCTGGGCCACAAGGATGCGCACGACGCGGTGCTGCGCGCGATCGAACAGGTGCTCGACCCGAAAAGCGGGGCGCCGCGCACCCCCGACATCGGCGGCAAGGCAGAGACGGCGGACCTCGGGCGCGCCATCGCATCGGCGCTGTGACCCCCGGTTTTTTTGCACTGCGCAATTCGCAGCACGCCAGTCCGCCCGGAGCTACGCAGGTTTACGAATAGAATCCGCCTCCGCGCCGTTGTAAATCGCCGAGGCGTGGTGTTGCGTCGTATTGACACGTTACAGCCGCGTGGCTCTAATGCATCGGTGGCTCGAAAGCCGCATGACTGAACCCTTTCCGCCGCGCGGCGCGGAGGGGAGAACAAAAATCAACCCAGAGACATTCCTGTCAAAACATTCTCGCTACGAGGGGAACCTGTGAACAAGACCGAACTGATTGAGCACATCGCAAAGCATGCCGACATCTCCAAGGCCGCGGCCACACGCGCGCTGGAGTCCATGATCGGCGCCGTCAAGACCACGCTGAAGAAGGGCGGGTCGGTGTCGCTGGTCGGTTTCGGCACGTTCGCGGTCGGCAAGCGCGCCGCGCGCAGCGGCCGCAATCCGCGCACCGGCGCTGCGATTAAAATCAAGGCCGCCAAGGTGCCAAAGTTCCGCCCCGGCAAGGCGCTGAAGGATGCGCTGAACTGAAGCGGCCGATCAAGGTGGGGTGCTTAGCTCAGCTGGTAGAGCGGCGCCCTTACAAGGCGTAGGTCGGCGGTTCGATCCCGTCAGCACCCACCAAGCGACGCGAAGGCGAACGGCAGTTCGCCTTTTGTTTTTGCGAACTGAGTTCGCTGTTCCTGAATCCGAGTTCGAGACATGTTCGATTTCGTCCGCAAGCACAACAAGATCATGCAGTTCCTGCTGTTCTTGCTGATCTTCCCTTCGTTCGTGCTGGTGGGCATCAACGGTTACGACCGCCTGCGCGAAAAGGGCGATGCCGTCGCCAAGGTCGACGGCCATGAGATCCTGCAAGGCGATTGGGACGAGGCGCACCGGCGGGAAGTCGACCGCCTGCGCCAGCAGATGCCCAACATCGACATGAAGCTGCTCGATTCGCCCGCCGCGAAATACGGCACCCTCGAGCGTCTCGTGCGTGACCGCGTGATCGCCGCCGAAGCAGCGAAGTCCAAGTTGACGGCCAGCGACCAGCGGCTGGCGCGCGAGTTGCAGCAGAACCAGATGATCGCGTCCCTGCGCGGGCCCGACGGCAAGCTGGACATGGCCAGGTACCGCCAGCTGGTCGGCGCCCAGGGCATGAGCCCGGAGGCCTTCGAGGAGAGCGTGCGCACGGAGCTGTCGACGCGGCAGGTGCTGGGCGGCGTGGCTGCGACCTCGCTGGCCACGGCGGCCCAGGCGGCGCCTTCCATCGGCGCCTTCCTGGAAAAGCGGGAAGTGCAGGTGGTGCGCTTTCCCAGCAGCGACTTCGCGGCGCGCGTGACGGTCACCGACGCCGACCTGGAGTCGTTCTACAAGGCCAACCCCTCGATGTTCCAGGCGCCCGAGCAGGCGAGCGTCGAATACCTGGTGCTGGACATCGAATCCATCAAGAAGGGCGTCACGGTCAACGAGCAGGACCTCAAGACCTACTACGAACAGAACGTCGCCAGGATCACCGGGCAGGAAGAGCGGCGCGCCAGCCATATCCTGGTCGCGGTCCCGAAGGATGCCCCCGCCGCCGATCGCGAGAAGGCCAAGGCGCAGGCGCAGGAGCTGCTGGCGGCGGCACGCAAGAATCCCGATGGCTTCGCGGAACTGGCGAAGAAAAACTCGCAAGACACGGCCTCCGCTCCCAACGGCGGCGATTTGGAGTTCTTCACCCGCGGCGCGATGACCAAGCCTTTCGAAGATACCGTCTTCGCGATGAAGAAGGGCGAGATCGCCGGGCCGGTGGAAACCGAGTTCGGCTACCACATCGTCAAGCTGACGGACCTCAAGGTGCCCAAGCAGCGCAGCTACGAGGAATTGAAGCCCGAGTTCGAGGCGGAACTGAAGAAGCAGCAGGCGCAGCGCAAGTACGCGGAGATGGCCGACACCTTCAGCAACGCGGTCTATGAGCAGTCGGACAGCCTCAAGCCGGCGGCCGACAAGCTGAAGCTGGAGGTCAAGACCGCGGCCGGTGTGCAGCGCGAACCCGCTCGCGGTGCGCCCGGCGTGCTTTCGAGTCCCAAGTTGCTCAGCGCCCTGTTCGCGCCGGACAGCCTGGAGAAAAAGCGCAACACCGAGGCCGTCGAGGTGGCGCCCAACACGCTGGTCTCGGGCCGCATCACGCAGTACACGCCATCGCGCACGATTCCCTTCGACGAAGTGAAGGACCAGGTGCGCCAGCGCGTGGTGGCCGCGCGTGCCGCCGAACTGGCGAAGAAGGAAGGCACGGACAAGCTCGCCGCCTGGAAGGCGAACCCCGCCGGCGCCAGCCTGCCCGCGGCCGTGACGGTCTCCCGGCAGGAGGCGGCGCAGCAGCCGGCCGAAGTGGTGGATGCGGCGCTTCGCGCCGATCCCGCCGCCTTGCCCGCGCTCAGCGGCGTGGACCTCGGCGCGCAGGGCTATGCGGTGATCAAGGTCAACAAGATCATCCCGCGCGAGGCCCCGGCGGCCGAAGCGGCCCGTCAGGAGCGCGACCAGTATGAGCAGTGGTGGGCCCAGGCCGAGACCATCGCCTACTACAACCTGCTCAAGGAGCGCTTCAAGGTGCAGATCCTGGTGCCCAAGCCGTAAGGGCCTTGAGCAGAGCAACAAAAAAGCCGGCCCGAAAGGCCGGCTTTTTCATTGGGGGAGCTCCGCGTCAGCCCGCCTCGCGCGCCTGTCGACTTACTTTGCGCTCGGCTCGGCCTGCGCAAACGATTCGGCGTCACCGGCAGGCACGCAGGTGCTTATCGATTGCCCCTGCAGTGCCCCTGAAATGAAATCAAGCCCTCGCAAGGGCTTGATTCACTGACATTCGGTGGGGTGGCTGATGGGACTCGAACCCACGACGACCAGAATCACAATCTGGGACTCTACCAACTGAGCTACAGCCACCGTCGAGCCTCTCATTATACGGTGGACGAGGCCGCCGCTCAGGGCCTCAGTTCACCATCACCAGTTTGCCCTTCACAGCGCGTGAACCCATGCGCGCATACGCGGCTTTCAGCTCGGCCATCGGCAGGGTGGCGTCGATCACCGGCTTGATCTTGCCTTCGCCGTACCAGCGCGCGAGTTCCGCCAGCATGGCCGCGTTGGCCTTGGGTTCCTGCTTGGCGAAGGCGCCCCAGAACACGCCCACGATGGAAGCGCCCTTGAGCAGCGGCAGGTTGAGCGGCAGGGCCGGGATCGGCCCCGCGGTGAAGCCGATCACGAGGTAGCGCCCGCGCCAGGCGATGGAGCGGAAGACGGGCTCCGCGAAGTCGCCGCCCACCGGGTCGTAGACCACGTCGGGGCCCTTGCCGTCGGTGGCGGCCTTGATCGCGTCGCGCAGGTTTTCCCGGCTGTAGTTGATCGTGGCGTCAGCGCCGATCGACTTGCACAGCTCGCATTTCTCGTCGCTGGAGGCCGCGGCGATCACGCGCGCGCCCGCTGCCTTGGCGATCTGGATCGCCGCCGTGCCGACGCCGCCGGCGGCGCCAAGCACCAGCACCGTCTCGCCGGCCTTGAGCTGCGCGCGATCGACCAGCGCGTGGTGCGAGGTCCCATAGGTCATGATGAATGCCGCCGCGTCCGCGTGCGGGAAGCCGGCGGGCAAGGGCATGCAAGCCGCGGCCGGCGCGATGACGTGGCTGGCGAAGCCGCCGGTACCGAGCAGGCAGGCGACACTCTGTCCCGGCTTCAGTTGCGTCACGCCTTCGCCGACCGCTGCCACCACGCCCGCGTACTCGGAGCCCGGCACGAAGGGCAGCGGCGGCTTGATCTGGTACTTGTTCTGGACGATGAGCAGGTCGGGGAAGTTCAGGCTCGCCGCCTTGATCTCGATGAGCACTTCGCCGGCCTTGGGCTGCGGGGTGGGCAACTCCTTCCATTGAAGGGCGTCCACGCCGGTCGGGTTCTCGCAAAGCCATGCATGCATCTGGGGTGTCTCCGCAAAACGTGTTCGGCGCCATGATAGGCGCGTGGGCGCCGGCGCAATGTCTCTGCCGTGACCGGTGCTGATGCAGCCGCTCACGGATCGGGGGACTCGGTCGGCGCAGCCCTACAATCGATTGCATTCGCCATGAAAATCCTGCTTTCCAACGACGACGGTTACCAGGCGCCGGGCATCATCGCCTTGTACGAGGCGATCAAGGACCTCGGCGACGTCGAGGTCGTGGCGCCTGAGCACAACAACAGCGCCAAATCCAACGCGCTCACGCTCTATGCGCCGCTGTCGGTGCGGCAGGCGAACAACGGCTTTCGCTATGTCAATGGCACGCCCGCGGACTGCGTGCATGTGGCGCTCACCGGGCTGCTCGGCTACCGGCCGGACCTGGTCGTGAGCGGCATCAACAACGGCGCCAACATGGGCGACGACACCATCTACTCCGGCACCGTGGGCGCCGCGATGGAGGGCTATCTATTCGGCATCCCGGCGATCGCCTTCTCGCAGACGCAAAAGGGGTGGGCGCACATCGAGTCCGCGGCACGCAAGGCGCGCGAACTGGTGCAGCACCTGGTGGGCGCCGGGGCGCCCGAAAGCTCGCCCTGGCTGCTCAATGTGAACATTCCCAACCTGGCCTACGAGGAACTCAAGCCGTTCCAGGTCTGCCGGCTCGGCCGGCGCCATGCCGCCGAGAAGGTCATCTCGCAGACCAGCCCGCACGGCGAGACCATGTACTGGATCGGGGGCGCCGGGCCGGCCAAGGACGGCGCCGAAGGCACGGATTTCCACGCGACCGCGCAGGGCCATGTGTCGATCACGCCGTTGAAGGTTGACCTGACCGACCACGAGGCGCTGCGCGCCTGGGGCCGTTCGGTGCCGGGTGCCCGCGAGGCGGCCGGCGCATGACCCGGCGGCCGGCGTTTCCTGCCCGCCTGGACACGACCCGGCAAGGCCCCGCGGCGAAGCCGCCTGCGCCGCGCGCAGGCGCGGTGCCTGCCGTCCGGCCGGCCGGTGGTGTCGGCCTGGATTCGCAGGCGGTGCGCCTGCGCATGGTGCACAAGCTCGGCGCCCAGGGCGTCACGGATGCGCAGGTCCTGTCGGCCATGGGCACGATCGAGCGCCACCGCTTCGTCGACTCGGCGCTGGTGAACCAGGCCTATGAAGACACCAGCCTGCCCATCGGCCTGGGCCAGACGATCTCCAAGCCAAGCGTGGTCGCCCGCATGATCGAGCTTCTGCTGGCCGGCCGGCGCGAGCCCTCGGGCAAACTCGGGCGCGTGCTCGATATCGGCACCGGCTGCGGCTACCAGGCGGCGGTCCTGAGCCTGGTGGCGTCGGAGGTGTACAGCATCGAGCGCCTGCGCGGCTTGCACGACAAGGCGCGCCAGAACCTGCGGCATTTCCGCCTGCCCAACGTGCATCTGCTCTTCGGCGACGGCAT
Above is a window of Ramlibacter tataouinensis DNA encoding:
- a CDS encoding tartrate dehydrogenase, whose amino-acid sequence is MSRKRIAVIAGDGIGKEVMPEGVRVMEAAASKFGIDLAFDHFDFSSWDYYEKHGQMLPDDWKERIGGHDAIYFGAVGWPEKIPDHVSLWGSLLLFRREFDQYVNLRPARLMPGIIAPVVRRDGSARQPGEIDMYIVRENTEGEYSSIGGRMYPGTEREIVMQETVMSRTGVDRVLKFAFDLAQSRPKKHLTSATKSNGIAITMPYWDERVAEMAKSYPGVQVDKFHIDILTAHFVQRPDFFDVVVASNLFGDILSDLGPACTGTIGIAPSANLDPLRRFPSLFEPVHGSAPDIAGRQIANPIGQIWCGAMMLEFLGHKDAHDAVLRAIEQVLDPKSGAPRTPDIGGKAETADLGRAIASAL
- a CDS encoding HU family DNA-binding protein, whose protein sequence is MNKTELIEHIAKHADISKAAATRALESMIGAVKTTLKKGGSVSLVGFGTFAVGKRAARSGRNPRTGAAIKIKAAKVPKFRPGKALKDALN
- a CDS encoding SurA N-terminal domain-containing protein: MFDFVRKHNKIMQFLLFLLIFPSFVLVGINGYDRLREKGDAVAKVDGHEILQGDWDEAHRREVDRLRQQMPNIDMKLLDSPAAKYGTLERLVRDRVIAAEAAKSKLTASDQRLARELQQNQMIASLRGPDGKLDMARYRQLVGAQGMSPEAFEESVRTELSTRQVLGGVAATSLATAAQAAPSIGAFLEKREVQVVRFPSSDFAARVTVTDADLESFYKANPSMFQAPEQASVEYLVLDIESIKKGVTVNEQDLKTYYEQNVARITGQEERRASHILVAVPKDAPAADREKAKAQAQELLAAARKNPDGFAELAKKNSQDTASAPNGGDLEFFTRGAMTKPFEDTVFAMKKGEIAGPVETEFGYHIVKLTDLKVPKQRSYEELKPEFEAELKKQQAQRKYAEMADTFSNAVYEQSDSLKPAADKLKLEVKTAAGVQREPARGAPGVLSSPKLLSALFAPDSLEKKRNTEAVEVAPNTLVSGRITQYTPSRTIPFDEVKDQVRQRVVAARAAELAKKEGTDKLAAWKANPAGASLPAAVTVSRQEAAQQPAEVVDAALRADPAALPALSGVDLGAQGYAVIKVNKIIPREAPAAEAARQERDQYEQWWAQAETIAYYNLLKERFKVQILVPKP
- a CDS encoding NADPH:quinone oxidoreductase family protein → MHAWLCENPTGVDALQWKELPTPQPKAGEVLIEIKAASLNFPDLLIVQNKYQIKPPLPFVPGSEYAGVVAAVGEGVTQLKPGQSVACLLGTGGFASHVIAPAAACMPLPAGFPHADAAAFIMTYGTSHHALVDRAQLKAGETVLVLGAAGGVGTAAIQIAKAAGARVIAAASSDEKCELCKSIGADATINYSRENLRDAIKAATDGKGPDVVYDPVGGDFAEPVFRSIAWRGRYLVIGFTAGPIPALPLNLPLLKGASIVGVFWGAFAKQEPKANAAMLAELARWYGEGKIKPVIDATLPMAELKAAYARMGSRAVKGKLVMVN
- the surE gene encoding 5'/3'-nucleotidase SurE — encoded protein: MKILLSNDDGYQAPGIIALYEAIKDLGDVEVVAPEHNNSAKSNALTLYAPLSVRQANNGFRYVNGTPADCVHVALTGLLGYRPDLVVSGINNGANMGDDTIYSGTVGAAMEGYLFGIPAIAFSQTQKGWAHIESAARKARELVQHLVGAGAPESSPWLLNVNIPNLAYEELKPFQVCRLGRRHAAEKVISQTSPHGETMYWIGGAGPAKDGAEGTDFHATAQGHVSITPLKVDLTDHEALRAWGRSVPGAREAAGA
- a CDS encoding protein-L-isoaspartate(D-aspartate) O-methyltransferase, giving the protein MTRRPAFPARLDTTRQGPAAKPPAPRAGAVPAVRPAGGVGLDSQAVRLRMVHKLGAQGVTDAQVLSAMGTIERHRFVDSALVNQAYEDTSLPIGLGQTISKPSVVARMIELLLAGRREPSGKLGRVLDIGTGCGYQAAVLSLVASEVYSIERLRGLHDKARQNLRHFRLPNVHLLFGDGMPGYAKGAPYAGIIAAAGGEAVPAAWTQQLAVGGRIVAPVTTPAGQQALVVIEKKNERELQQSVLEAVHFVPLKSGIA